A portion of the Malania oleifera isolate guangnan ecotype guangnan chromosome 3, ASM2987363v1, whole genome shotgun sequence genome contains these proteins:
- the LOC131151280 gene encoding uncharacterized protein LOC131151280: MSNQESQMQNAELQDSEGSDPLKRLALLRLESLLSAAATTTADASTPARDHCTMCGGNMKRRSPSPSSLHDPCLTPDSQPRTKKISLEPTSAADQHHRLHGFTKIPLPISTPFRPPSPVLRRCCSDPVNSPGTPNPGAPATQSPESLVGSNNAKAVNGSAATPSPSRGTGSASLPPLPPTLRRSVSDPTQSTYKTPPRPARTESQMANFLGPRTLSRSSSSVETDASNMAMSDSIKEESPNSKRLHRMKERMREMSIWWDEVMREGQEEEDGGSEVINASSCAKDGEFESDTEEAVCVENVGESLRVHFRCPCGKGYQILLSGKNCFYKLI, from the exons ATGAGTAATCAAGAATCACAGATGCAAAACGCAGAGCTCCAAGACTCCGAGGGCTCTGATCCTTTGAAACGCCTCGCCCTCCTCCGCCTCGAAAGCCTACTCTCCGCCGCAGCAACCACCACCGCCGACGCTTCCACCCCCGCCCGCGATCACTGCACCATGTGCGGCGGCAACATGAAAAGGCGATCCCCATCGCCCTCGTCTCTGCACGATCCCTGTCTAACCCCGGACTCGCAACCACGCACCAAGAAGATCTCCCTCGAACCCACCTCCGCCGCTGACCAACACCACCGCCTTCACGGCTTCACCAAGATCCCCCTTCCCATCTCCACCCCCTTCAGGCCTCCATCCCCTGTTCTGCGCCGGTGCTGCTCTGACCCCGTCAATTCTCCGGGAACCCCCAATCCCGGAGCTCCGGCGACCCAATCGCCCGAATCTTTAGTGGGTTCCAACAATGCCAAGGCGGTGAACGGTTCTGCGGCGACGCCGTCGCCGTCAAGAGGAACAGGGTCGGCGTCCTTGCCACCTCTTCCACCCACGCTTCGCCGGTCGGTCTCCGATCCCACTCAGTCGACCTATAAGACGCCGCCGCGGCCGGCGAGGACAGAGAGTCAAATGGCTAATTTTCTGGGTCCGAGGACATTGTCCCGATCGTCGAGTTCCGTCGAGACGGATGCCAGTAATATGGCGATGTCAGATTCAATCAAGGAAGAAAGCCCCAACTCCAAG AGGCTGCACAGGATGAAGGAAAGGATGAGGGAGATGAGCATATGGTGGGACGAAGTAATGCGTGAaggtcaagaagaagaagatggcgGCTCTGAAGTAATCAATGCCAGCAGCTGCGCCAAG GATGGTGAATTTGAGAGTGACACAGAGGAGGCTGTGTGTGTGGAGAATGTAGGAGAGAGCTTAAGGGTTCATTTCAGGTGTCCCTGTGGAAAAGGCTATCAGATTCTTCTTTCTGGAAAGAACTGTTTCTACAAGTTGATCTAG